In Epinephelus fuscoguttatus linkage group LG15, E.fuscoguttatus.final_Chr_v1, a genomic segment contains:
- the crema gene encoding cAMP-responsive element modulator isoform X2, translating to MAVTGDETESAATGDIPAYQLRSPNSGLAQSIVMAASPGTMQNPQPQHAEEITRKREVRLMKNREAARECRRKKKEYVKCLENRVAVLENQNKTLIEELKALKDIYCHKAE from the exons ATGGCTGTAACTGGGGATGAGACCGAGTCAG CTGCCACAGGAGATATACCTGCCTACCAGCTGCGGTCACCCAACTCGGGCCTGGCTCAGAGCATCGTGATGGCTGCATCCCCGGGCACCATGCAGAATCCCCAGCCGCAGCACGCCGAAGAGATCACCCGTAAGAGGGAGGTCCGACTGATGAAAAACAG gGAGGCAGCTCGAGAGTGCCGCAGGAAAAAGAAAGAGTATGTCAAATGTCTGGAAAACCGCGTGGCTGTGttggaaaaccaaaacaagacCCTGATTGAAGAGCTGAAAGCACTGAAGGACATTTACTGCCACAAAGCTGAGTAG